One genomic window of Parasteatoda tepidariorum isolate YZ-2023 chromosome 9, CAS_Ptep_4.0, whole genome shotgun sequence includes the following:
- the LOC122272766 gene encoding formin-like protein produces the protein MGEAKDDIHVCIMRLRAIMNNKYGFNMVIERTQAINCIALSLNHKSLRAKTLVLEFLAAICLVKGGHQIILAAFDNFKDVCGEKKRFETLMDYFINYEVFNIDFMANEQIQEMENELMARLVELETHLECLDAVTRERNELLELHKQTDEELNTLRRVVSQKDEESRQRQSILESKIEELESNSLPRGTVIGGTAIDGQIQSHATTTPSSTTLHASYATSTPSTNDEGSAWSSTHAWHDASPIRWHDNQEKVPNQIQITNP, from the exons ATGGGAGAAGCAAAAGATGACATACATGTTTGCATCATGCGCTTGCGAGCCATAATGAACAATAAA tatgGATTCAATATGGTGATTGAACGCACGCAAGCCATCAATTGTATTGCCCTTAGTTTGAACCACAAGAGCTTAAg GGCAAAGACACTGGTTCTAGAATTTTTAGCTGCAATATGCTTAGTGAAAGGAGGTCACCAAATAATTCTTGCCGCATTTGACAACTTTAAAGATGTTTGTGGTGAAAAAAAGCGATTTGAAACATTAATGGATTACTTCATTAACTATGAAGTATTTAACATTGACTTTATG GCGAATGAGCAAATACAAGAAATGGAAAATGAACTTATGGCTCGACTAG ttgaacTTGAAACGCACTTGGAATGTTTGGATGCCGTCACTCGGGAAAGAAATGAACTTTTG gaATTGCATAAACAGACAGATGAAGAGTTGAATACTCTTAGAAGAGTTGTTTCACAAAAAGATGAAGAATCTAGGCAGAGACAAAGTATACTGGAGTCCAAAATTGAAGAACTAGAAAGCAACAGTCTGCCTAGAg GAACTGTTATCGGAGGAACTGCAATAGATGGTCAAATTCAAAGTCATGCCACCACCACCCCCTCCTCCACTACCCTCCATGCAAGCTATGCCACCTCCACCCCTTCCACAAATGATGAAGGCTCCGCCTGGTCCTCCACCCATGCCTGGCATGATGCAAGCCCCATAAGATG GCATGACAATCAAGAGAAAGTTCCAAACCAAATACAAATTACCAACCCTTAA